In a single window of the Agromyces sp. H17E-10 genome:
- a CDS encoding DUF885 domain-containing protein: MASSERTPTDVDRIAEEWVDTLVDLDPSVGTYIGRTSHDDRLADYSPAGHERRVAAIRATVDSLRSASPADEVDRITVADLGSELELDLERYDADLHLRDLNVIASPTQEIRDVFDLMPTADVDDWSRIATRMSAVPAALDGYVETLRAGIAAGTVPAERQVREVAAQARRIAKADGFFTNLAANATAGETALPESLRRDLEAGAGTASEAYGRLAEFLESELAPVAGDADAVGRDVYALESRRFLGAVIDLDETYEWGIEELARMVAEQESIANEIKPGASVSEAIAFLDGDPSRKLHGTDALQRWMQETSDRAVAELAGTQFEIPAEIRTLECMIAPTQEGGIYYTGPSDDFSRPGRMWWSVPEGVTEFDTWRELTTVYHEGVPGHHLQIGQAVVNRGQLNTWRRQLAGTSGHAEGWALYAERLMEGLGYLDDPADRLGMLDGQRMRAARVVLDIGVHLGKQRPDGQGVWTGDYAFEFLGQNVNMNEGFVRFEVHRYLGWPGQAPSYKVGQRIWEQLRDEVARREGDAFDIREFHRRALGLGGVGLDTLRSALLG; the protein is encoded by the coding sequence ATGGCATCGAGTGAGCGCACCCCGACCGACGTCGACCGCATCGCCGAGGAGTGGGTCGACACCCTCGTCGACCTCGACCCGAGCGTCGGCACCTACATCGGCCGTACGAGCCACGACGACCGGCTCGCCGACTACTCGCCCGCGGGGCACGAGCGCCGTGTCGCGGCGATCCGTGCGACCGTCGACTCGCTGCGTTCGGCGTCGCCGGCCGACGAGGTCGACCGGATCACGGTCGCCGACCTCGGCTCCGAGCTGGAGCTCGACCTCGAACGGTACGACGCGGACCTCCACCTGCGCGACCTCAACGTGATCGCGAGCCCCACGCAGGAGATCCGCGACGTCTTCGATCTCATGCCCACCGCCGACGTCGACGACTGGTCGCGCATCGCGACGCGCATGAGCGCGGTGCCGGCGGCCCTCGACGGCTATGTCGAGACGCTCCGTGCCGGCATCGCCGCCGGCACCGTTCCGGCCGAGCGCCAGGTGCGCGAGGTCGCCGCCCAGGCTCGGCGCATCGCGAAGGCCGACGGCTTCTTCACGAACCTCGCGGCGAACGCGACCGCGGGGGAGACCGCACTGCCCGAGTCGCTCCGGCGCGACCTCGAGGCCGGCGCGGGCACCGCGAGCGAGGCGTACGGACGGCTCGCCGAGTTCCTCGAGTCCGAGCTCGCGCCGGTCGCGGGCGACGCCGACGCGGTCGGGCGTGACGTCTACGCCCTCGAGTCGCGACGGTTCCTCGGCGCGGTGATCGACCTCGACGAGACCTACGAGTGGGGCATCGAGGAACTGGCGCGCATGGTCGCCGAGCAGGAGTCGATCGCGAACGAGATCAAGCCCGGGGCATCCGTGTCGGAGGCCATCGCGTTCCTCGACGGCGACCCGAGCCGCAAGCTGCACGGCACCGACGCGCTCCAGCGATGGATGCAGGAGACGAGCGATCGCGCGGTCGCCGAGCTCGCAGGCACCCAGTTCGAGATTCCCGCCGAGATCCGCACGCTCGAGTGCATGATCGCCCCCACGCAGGAGGGCGGCATCTACTACACGGGCCCGAGCGACGACTTCTCGCGCCCCGGCCGCATGTGGTGGTCGGTGCCCGAGGGCGTCACCGAGTTCGACACCTGGCGCGAACTCACGACGGTCTACCACGAGGGCGTGCCCGGACATCATCTGCAGATCGGCCAGGCCGTCGTCAACCGCGGGCAGCTCAACACCTGGCGGCGCCAGCTCGCCGGTACCTCGGGCCACGCCGAGGGCTGGGCGCTGTACGCCGAGCGGCTCATGGAGGGGCTCGGCTACCTCGACGACCCGGCCGACCGGCTCGGCATGCTCGACGGGCAGCGCATGCGCGCGGCCCGCGTCGTGCTCGACATCGGCGTGCACCTGGGCAAGCAGCGCCCCGACGGTCAGGGTGTGTGGACGGGCGACTACGCGTTCGAGTTCCTCGGGCAGAACGTCAACATGAACGAGGGGTTCGTGCGCTTCGAGGTGCACCGCTACCTCGGCTGGCCGGGCCAGGCGCCGTCGTACAAGGTGGGTCAGCGCATCTGGGAGCAATTGCGCGACGAGGTCGCCCGCCGCGAGGGCGATGCGTTCGACATCCGCGAGTTCCACCGGCGCGCGCTCGGCCTCGGCGGGGTCGGGCTCGACACGCTCAGGTCGGCGCTGCTGGGCTGA